In Sphingobium sp. Z007, one DNA window encodes the following:
- a CDS encoding S9 family peptidase, whose protein sequence is MKKILTAALAATALATCPMSAFARPFTPADMVSLDRIAAPAVSPDGKWLAYQLRSTDLAANKGRIDLYLLDISKAGQMPKLIASKPDQNEASPVFSPDGSALYYQSNASGDDQLWRVAPSSGDPVQISKAPGGISGFLLSPDGSQVALWADRPVGARTIDNVKPDAPKEAGSGRVYDQLFVRHWDTWSDGQRSQIFVMPVAGGPAVSVMGGLVGDSPSKPFGGAEEIAWSKDGKTLFFALREAGRIEPLSTNLDIFAVPADGSAAPINLTDANDATDTLPTVSPDGKWLAYVAMQRPGYEADRQVLMLRNIATGATKALTEGWDRSVASIAWEANGKGLLVTANDVLDNPVFRVDAASGRVARLTQKGHAGSVVPLPKGGFVYAMDSIQSPADFWKMPAKGKPVRLTSVNASKLAGVDDVSVERFSFKGANGDIVWGQIVKPLNPSASGTVNKLPVAFLVHGGPQGSFNDSWSYRWNPKAFAAHGYAAVIVDFHGSTGYGQAFTDAINKDWGGKPLEDLKLGLAAAAAKDGQVDAGNACALGASYGGYMMNWIEGQWADGFKCIVQHDGVFDARAMAYETEELWFDEWEHGGPYYEKPEEFEKWNPVNHVAAWKTPMLVVTGEKDFRIPYTQGLAAFTALQRRGIQSRLLVFPDENHWVLKPKNSLQWYDEALGWLDKWTAR, encoded by the coding sequence ATGAAGAAAATCCTCACCGCTGCGCTGGCCGCTACTGCGCTGGCCACATGCCCCATGTCGGCCTTCGCCCGGCCCTTCACCCCCGCCGATATGGTTTCACTGGACCGTATAGCCGCGCCCGCCGTGTCGCCGGATGGGAAATGGTTGGCCTATCAGTTGCGCAGCACTGATCTGGCCGCGAACAAGGGGCGGATCGACCTCTATCTGCTCGACATCAGCAAGGCCGGACAGATGCCCAAGCTGATCGCGTCCAAGCCCGATCAGAATGAAGCGTCGCCGGTCTTTTCGCCGGACGGGTCGGCGCTCTACTATCAGTCGAATGCCAGCGGCGACGACCAGCTGTGGCGCGTGGCGCCGAGTAGTGGCGATCCTGTGCAGATCAGCAAGGCGCCGGGCGGCATTTCGGGTTTCCTGCTCAGCCCCGACGGCAGTCAGGTGGCGCTCTGGGCCGATCGGCCGGTGGGTGCGAGGACGATTGATAACGTAAAGCCTGATGCGCCCAAGGAAGCCGGGTCGGGCCGCGTCTATGACCAGTTGTTCGTGCGCCATTGGGATACATGGTCCGACGGCCAGCGGTCGCAGATTTTCGTGATGCCGGTCGCTGGAGGGCCGGCCGTGTCGGTGATGGGCGGTCTGGTCGGCGACAGTCCGTCCAAGCCCTTTGGTGGGGCAGAGGAAATCGCCTGGAGCAAGGACGGCAAGACGCTGTTCTTCGCGCTGCGCGAGGCGGGGCGTATCGAGCCACTATCGACTAATCTGGACATATTCGCGGTGCCCGCCGACGGCAGCGCCGCGCCGATCAACCTGACCGACGCCAATGACGCGACCGATACACTGCCCACCGTGTCGCCGGACGGGAAATGGTTGGCCTATGTCGCGATGCAGCGGCCGGGCTATGAAGCCGACCGGCAGGTGTTGATGCTGCGCAATATCGCGACCGGCGCGACGAAGGCGCTGACGGAAGGCTGGGACCGGTCCGTCGCATCGATCGCCTGGGAGGCGAATGGCAAGGGGCTGCTGGTCACCGCCAATGATGTGCTGGATAACCCGGTGTTCCGGGTCGATGCGGCGTCGGGTAGGGTGGCGCGCCTCACGCAGAAAGGCCATGCGGGCAGCGTGGTGCCGTTGCCCAAGGGCGGTTTCGTCTATGCGATGGACAGCATCCAGTCGCCCGCCGATTTCTGGAAGATGCCGGCAAAGGGGAAGCCGGTGCGCCTGACCAGCGTCAATGCGAGCAAGCTGGCGGGCGTCGATGACGTGTCGGTCGAGCGCTTCAGCTTCAAGGGCGCCAATGGCGACATCGTCTGGGGCCAGATCGTCAAGCCGCTTAATCCGTCCGCCAGCGGCACGGTGAACAAGCTACCCGTCGCCTTCCTGGTCCATGGCGGGCCGCAGGGCAGCTTCAATGATTCATGGTCCTATCGCTGGAATCCCAAGGCGTTCGCGGCCCATGGCTATGCGGCGGTGATCGTGGATTTCCACGGCTCGACCGGATACGGGCAGGCCTTCACCGACGCCATCAACAAGGATTGGGGCGGCAAGCCGCTGGAAGACCTGAAGCTGGGCCTCGCCGCCGCGGCGGCCAAGGACGGCCAAGTCGATGCCGGCAATGCCTGCGCACTGGGGGCCAGCTATGGTGGCTATATGATGAACTGGATCGAGGGGCAGTGGGCTGACGGGTTCAAATGCATCGTCCAGCATGACGGCGTGTTCGACGCGCGCGCCATGGCCTATGAGACCGAGGAATTGTGGTTCGACGAATGGGAGCATGGAGGCCCCTATTATGAGAAGCCGGAAGAGTTCGAGAAGTGGAACCCGGTCAACCATGTCGCCGCGTGGAAGACGCCGATGCTGGTGGTGACGGGCGAAAAGGATTTCCGCATTCCTTACACGCAGGGGCTGGCCGCCTTCACCGCGCTCCAGCGGCGAGGCATCCAATCCAGGCTGCTGGTGTTCCCGGATGAGAATCACTGGGTGTTGAAGCCGAAAAACTCGCTGCAATGGTATGATGAGGCGCTGGGCTGGCTGGACAAATGGACAGCAAGATAG
- a CDS encoding NnrU family protein: MSMVLIAAVAFVGTHFLLSHPLRGPIVARVGEKAFLGLYSLVAFATLGWLITAYRSESVTTMIWPVGDGLWAMASAIMLLAAMLLMGSLIGNPAMPDPDGHMRAPAEAKGVFAITRHPMMWSFALWSLSHILVYPVAKNITVALAILILALVGAALQDRKKAALTPAMWRQWEARTSYWPFAAIAAGRARFGRFGMHTLAGGLVVWLAATWAHMPLAGWDAGIWRWIG; encoded by the coding sequence ATGTCGATGGTGCTGATCGCGGCGGTGGCCTTTGTGGGCACGCATTTCCTTCTGTCTCATCCGCTGCGCGGGCCAATCGTGGCGCGGGTGGGGGAGAAGGCGTTTCTGGGCCTCTATTCGCTGGTCGCCTTTGCTACCTTGGGCTGGCTCATCACGGCCTATCGTTCCGAATCCGTAACGACTATGATATGGCCGGTCGGCGATGGGTTATGGGCGATGGCGAGTGCTATCATGCTGTTGGCGGCGATGCTGCTGATGGGGTCGTTGATCGGCAATCCCGCCATGCCCGACCCCGATGGGCACATGCGCGCGCCAGCCGAGGCGAAGGGCGTGTTCGCCATCACCCGGCATCCGATGATGTGGTCGTTCGCGCTCTGGAGCCTCAGCCATATCCTCGTCTATCCGGTGGCCAAGAATATCACCGTCGCGCTGGCGATCTTGATCCTGGCGCTGGTCGGCGCGGCGTTGCAGGACCGCAAGAAGGCGGCGCTTACGCCCGCTATGTGGCGGCAATGGGAGGCGCGGACCAGTTACTGGCCCTTCGCCGCGATTGCCGCCGGTCGCGCGCGGTTCGGCCGGTTCGGGATGCATACGCTGGCGGGCGGACTGGTCGTCTGGCTGGCCGCCACCTGGGCGCATATGCCGCTCGCCGGGTGGGATGCAGGCATCTGGCGCTGGATCGGATGA
- the add gene encoding adenosine deaminase translates to MVGRRAVVHGLLGAPLAAWINSATAWAASNEGASADMARFIAAMPKAEYHVHLEGTLEAEMKFALAQRNGLDLPFADVAAMKASYHYHDLPSFLAIYYDGMKVLRTQQDFYDLAYAYLAKAASQNILYAEIFFDPQEHLKRGVPMAAVIGGITQARAAAAATLRIGSQLILCFVRDLSAESAMAALDAALPFRDQLVAVGLDSDEKDHPPAKFAAHFAKARAAGLKVTAHCDLNQKDIIEHLRQAIIDLRVDRIDHGGNILESRELIAAAKARNLYFTVCPTFSGTVRGDAPPVDVVRGMIDAGLNLTINSDDPAYMGSEYLNEVLLKAQAHSALTKAELVRLQRNAFNAGWMDEGLRAACHAKLDGFAKAEGVVA, encoded by the coding sequence ATGGTGGGCAGGCGCGCGGTAGTTCATGGCCTGTTGGGCGCACCTTTGGCCGCCTGGATCAACTCGGCGACGGCTTGGGCGGCATCAAATGAGGGCGCTTCGGCCGACATGGCCCGCTTCATCGCCGCGATGCCCAAGGCGGAATATCATGTCCATCTGGAAGGCACGCTGGAAGCGGAGATGAAGTTCGCGCTGGCGCAGCGCAACGGGCTGGACCTGCCCTTCGCCGATGTCGCCGCGATGAAGGCCAGCTATCACTATCATGACCTGCCCAGCTTCCTGGCCATCTATTATGACGGCATGAAAGTATTGCGGACGCAGCAGGATTTTTACGACTTGGCCTATGCCTATCTGGCCAAGGCGGCGTCGCAGAACATCCTCTACGCCGAAATCTTCTTCGACCCGCAGGAGCATTTGAAGCGCGGCGTACCGATGGCGGCGGTGATCGGCGGCATCACCCAGGCGCGCGCGGCGGCCGCTGCGACATTGAGGATCGGGTCGCAACTCATCCTCTGTTTCGTGCGTGACCTGTCGGCGGAATCGGCGATGGCGGCGCTGGACGCTGCGCTGCCGTTTCGCGATCAACTGGTCGCCGTCGGGCTGGATTCCGACGAGAAGGACCATCCGCCGGCCAAGTTCGCCGCCCATTTCGCCAAGGCGCGCGCCGCGGGGCTGAAGGTCACGGCGCATTGCGACCTCAATCAGAAGGATATTATAGAGCATCTGCGCCAGGCGATTATCGACCTGCGCGTCGACCGGATCGACCATGGCGGCAATATATTGGAGTCGCGGGAGCTGATCGCGGCGGCCAAGGCGAGGAACCTCTATTTCACCGTCTGTCCGACCTTTTCCGGCACCGTGCGGGGCGACGCGCCGCCGGTCGATGTCGTGCGCGGGATGATCGACGCAGGTCTCAACCTCACCATCAATTCGGACGATCCGGCCTATATGGGGAGCGAATATCTCAATGAGGTGCTGCTCAAGGCGCAGGCGCACAGCGCGCTGACCAAGGCGGAACTGGTGCGGTTGCAGCGCAACGCCTTCAACGCGGGCTGGATGGACGAGGGGCTGCGCGCCGCCTGCCACGCCAAGCTGGATGGCTTCGCCAAGGCGGAGGGTGTCGTGGCCTGA
- a CDS encoding protein-L-isoaspartate O-methyltransferase — MTEQNYSSMRAAMVESQLRTSDVGDQRVIAAMAKVPREDFVPAERRAMAYIDRPIPLAGGRSLNPPLVTGRLLTEAQVAPGDKVLLIGAATGYAAALLSELGAQVTAVEEEGGAEIALPGVTIARGALNVGAADGAPYDLLFIDGAVEEVPAALVQQLGEDARVVTGIVDRGVTRLCAGRVVAGVLGLSSLADIEMVVLPGFGAPKGFVF; from the coding sequence GTGACCGAGCAGAACTATTCTTCGATGCGGGCCGCCATGGTCGAAAGCCAGTTGCGCACCAGCGACGTCGGCGATCAGCGTGTCATCGCCGCGATGGCGAAGGTGCCGCGTGAGGATTTCGTGCCCGCGGAACGCCGCGCCATGGCCTATATCGATCGCCCCATTCCACTGGCCGGAGGGCGTTCGCTCAACCCGCCGCTGGTGACGGGGCGGCTGCTGACGGAGGCCCAGGTCGCGCCGGGCGACAAGGTGCTGCTGATCGGCGCGGCGACCGGCTATGCCGCGGCGTTGCTGTCGGAACTGGGCGCGCAGGTGACGGCGGTCGAGGAAGAAGGCGGTGCGGAGATCGCGCTGCCCGGCGTCACCATCGCGCGCGGCGCGCTCAACGTCGGCGCGGCCGATGGCGCGCCCTATGACCTGCTGTTCATCGACGGCGCCGTGGAGGAAGTGCCCGCGGCGCTCGTTCAGCAGCTTGGCGAGGATGCGCGCGTGGTGACGGGGATCGTCGATCGCGGCGTTACGCGTCTGTGCGCCGGTCGGGTGGTCGCCGGCGTGCTGGGCCTCAGTAGCCTGGCGGATATCGAAATGGTGGTGTTGCCCGGTTTTGGCGCACCCAAGGGATTTGTGTTCTGA
- a CDS encoding TolC family outer membrane protein encodes MTAQRIFYRHHAAAALLLLSSALTSGVLAGDAQAETLQGALAKAYASNPTLTGARAGQRATDENVPIQKAAGRPGVDVSGSFSESILKPTISFTSPQRTVNAQAQLNVPIYSGGAVRNGVKAAKVRVEAGQANLRGTEASIFSQTVGAYMDVIRDSAIVSLNQSNVRALEVNLQATNDRFEVGDLTRTDVAQSQSRLALARSDLQIAEANLITSRENYIALVGDAPDALEPPPALPGLPATPVAAVQVALNDNPDILAAKKNRIAAGYDVKVARAGRLPTVSGFTTAGYTNYLHTLGGTALDVDGNAVEGPQINKQATAGVQLTIPLYQGGRPAAQVRQNQALESQAIEREIEVERSVISQTRAAYASWQASLESIESNRKAVEAANLSLEGVQAENSVGSRTILDILNAEQEALNAKVQLVTAQRNAYVAGFSVIAAMGHAEADDLGLESGTLYDPMVNYERVKGKWLDWSFDPKPTPVATRTVDTPAQNANVEPASQQP; translated from the coding sequence ATGACGGCGCAGCGCATTTTTTATCGGCATCATGCCGCAGCCGCTTTGCTGTTGCTGTCCTCTGCTCTGACCAGCGGGGTGCTGGCCGGCGACGCGCAGGCCGAGACGCTGCAGGGCGCGCTGGCCAAGGCCTATGCGTCCAACCCGACGCTGACCGGTGCGCGGGCGGGGCAGCGGGCTACCGACGAGAATGTGCCGATCCAGAAGGCGGCGGGTCGACCCGGCGTGGACGTTTCGGGCAGTTTTTCCGAGAGCATCCTCAAGCCCACGATCAGCTTCACCTCGCCGCAGCGGACGGTGAATGCGCAGGCGCAGCTTAATGTCCCGATCTATTCCGGGGGCGCAGTGCGCAACGGGGTGAAGGCGGCGAAGGTGCGCGTGGAGGCCGGGCAGGCGAACCTACGCGGCACCGAAGCCAGCATTTTTTCGCAGACCGTGGGCGCTTATATGGACGTGATCCGCGACAGCGCGATCGTGTCGCTGAACCAGTCCAACGTGCGCGCGCTAGAGGTCAATCTCCAGGCGACCAACGACCGGTTCGAGGTCGGCGACCTGACCCGGACCGACGTCGCCCAGTCGCAGTCGCGCCTGGCGCTGGCGCGGTCCGACCTGCAGATCGCGGAAGCCAATCTGATCACCAGCCGGGAAAATTACATCGCCCTGGTGGGGGACGCGCCCGATGCACTGGAGCCGCCACCCGCGCTGCCGGGCCTTCCCGCCACGCCGGTCGCCGCGGTGCAAGTCGCGCTGAACGACAATCCCGACATATTGGCGGCCAAAAAGAACCGGATCGCTGCGGGCTATGACGTAAAGGTGGCGCGCGCCGGACGTTTGCCGACGGTGTCGGGATTCACGACGGCAGGTTACACCAATTATCTGCACACGCTGGGCGGCACGGCGCTGGATGTCGATGGCAATGCCGTCGAGGGACCGCAGATCAACAAGCAGGCCACTGCCGGCGTCCAGCTGACCATCCCGCTCTATCAGGGCGGTCGCCCGGCCGCGCAGGTCCGCCAGAATCAGGCGCTCGAATCGCAGGCGATCGAGCGCGAGATCGAGGTCGAACGCAGCGTCATCTCCCAGACGCGGGCCGCCTATGCTAGTTGGCAGGCGTCGCTGGAGAGCATCGAATCGAACCGCAAGGCGGTCGAAGCCGCTAATTTATCGCTGGAAGGCGTGCAGGCGGAAAATTCGGTTGGCAGCCGGACCATCCTCGACATCCTCAATGCCGAACAGGAGGCGTTGAACGCCAAGGTCCAGCTCGTGACGGCACAGCGTAACGCCTATGTCGCGGGTTTCAGCGTGATTGCGGCCATGGGCCATGCCGAAGCCGACGATCTGGGTCTGGAAAGCGGCACGCTATACGACCCGATGGTCAATTATGAACGGGTGAAGGGCAAGTGGCTGGATTGGAGCTTCGACCCCAAGCCGACGCCGGTCGCCACGCGGACCGTTGACACGCCCGCGCAAAACGCCAATGTCGAACCCGCTTCGCAGCAGCCTTAA
- a CDS encoding site-specific integrase: MVLTDTAIRNAKPADKPYKVTDSQGLYLLVNPRGSKLWRIKYRIDGVERKLSLGAYPEITLAEARAARDAARRQLAHAIDPNVAKRQARIEASIRASNSFASVAEELIEKKAREGLAEPTLEKMRWFVKLMGADFGKRPVADITPQELLHELQKHERRGRLETANLLRAFASRVFRFAVATARAERDPAQLLIGALTTPRVKHFAAIIDPDEFGALLRAIEDYQGDPAVIYALKLTPHVFQRPGELRQMEWAEVNFDKAVWTIPVTKMKMRQPHSVPLSRQALAILQAMRSLSGSGRYVFPSIRTRARPISENTINAALRRMGYSKEQMTAHGFRTSASSLLNESGKWNPDAIERALAHMVAGSVRRIYNQSAYWAERVEMAQWWSDYMDELRKGGNCQSASKRDPLSARKRDPLSGLRTVDVTRFLALRAA; this comes from the coding sequence ATGGTGCTAACCGATACCGCTATCCGCAATGCCAAGCCCGCAGATAAGCCTTACAAGGTTACTGACTCCCAAGGTTTGTATTTGCTCGTCAATCCAAGAGGCAGCAAGCTGTGGCGAATCAAATACCGGATCGATGGCGTAGAGCGAAAACTGTCACTCGGGGCGTATCCCGAGATTACCTTGGCCGAGGCGCGCGCTGCCAGGGATGCCGCCCGTAGGCAGCTGGCTCATGCGATCGATCCCAACGTAGCCAAACGACAAGCCCGCATTGAGGCGAGCATTCGGGCCAGCAACAGCTTCGCTAGCGTGGCCGAGGAATTGATAGAGAAGAAAGCGCGTGAGGGGTTGGCTGAGCCAACGCTGGAGAAGATGCGCTGGTTTGTAAAACTGATGGGAGCAGACTTCGGAAAGCGGCCTGTCGCCGATATCACGCCTCAAGAACTTCTTCATGAACTGCAGAAGCATGAACGGCGGGGCCGCTTGGAAACCGCCAATCTCCTGCGCGCCTTTGCCAGCCGTGTTTTCCGCTTTGCAGTTGCAACGGCCCGTGCAGAACGTGATCCGGCGCAACTTCTGATCGGCGCATTGACCACGCCGCGGGTCAAACACTTCGCCGCTATCATCGATCCGGACGAGTTCGGCGCTCTCCTGCGCGCTATCGAAGATTATCAGGGTGACCCCGCCGTCATTTATGCTTTGAAACTGACACCCCATGTCTTCCAGCGTCCGGGCGAACTGCGGCAAATGGAATGGGCTGAGGTCAATTTCGACAAAGCTGTCTGGACGATCCCGGTGACAAAGATGAAAATGCGCCAGCCCCATTCGGTGCCTCTGTCTCGGCAGGCTCTCGCGATACTGCAAGCCATGCGATCCTTATCCGGCTCCGGGCGCTATGTGTTCCCTTCGATCCGCACCCGAGCAAGGCCGATCAGCGAAAACACCATCAACGCAGCATTGCGGCGCATGGGCTATTCCAAAGAGCAAATGACGGCACACGGCTTCCGAACATCTGCATCATCCCTGTTGAACGAATCCGGCAAATGGAACCCGGACGCCATCGAGCGCGCGTTGGCACATATGGTGGCGGGGTCCGTCCGTCGCATATATAATCAGTCCGCCTATTGGGCCGAACGTGTTGAAATGGCGCAATGGTGGAGCGACTATATGGACGAACTGCGAAAAGGCGGAAACTGTCAATCGGCGTCCAAACGGGACCCCTTATCGGCGCGCAAAAGGGACCCCCTGTCAGGATTGCGCACGGTTGATGTGACGCGCTTCCTTGCGCTGCGCGCGGCGTAG
- a CDS encoding valine--tRNA ligase, with translation MTELPKTFDPADIESRWYAHWESNGLFRPERPGAVPFTIVNPPPNVTGSLHIGHALDNTLQDIVIRYERLRGKDALWVVGTDHAGIATQMVVERQLNAKQQKRTDFTREEFVAKVWEWKAESGGTITGQLRRLGCSMDWANERFTMDEGFSKAVVKVFVELHKRGLLYRDKRLVNWDPHFRSAISDLEVETVETKGGFWRFRYPLADGVTLADGSDHIVVATTRPETMLADMAVAVHPDDERYKAVIGKDILQPITGRRFKIVPDEHADPALGSGAVKITPGHDFNDFDVGKRAGFKAGDMLNMFDADANVVQTADGLIPDRFLGLHRFRRDGVDGAREAVVAEMKALGLLVPHITKDKDGEPVEADYEPRTIQTPFGDRSNVVIEPWLTDQWYVDAEKLAVAPMQAVRDGAIEIVPKTWEKTFFNWMENIQPWCVSRQLWWGHRIPAWFGPKIVGNELVYDTDLSDTEVFVAESQYDAELDALARYKDVGRPIAFMDSPARIRELVSNGADPDYIYLWQETDVLDTWFSSALWPFGTLGWPEQSEKLSRHYPNDLLISGFDILFFWDARMAMQGMEFMGDVPWKKLYLHGLVRAADGQKMSKSKGNVVDPLGLIDRFGADALRFFMAAMESQGRDVKMDEKRVEGYRNFATKLWNAARFLQANGVTASTSHEAPAAALPVNRWIIAETVATVQAIDMALADLRFDAAANAIYHFVWDQFCDWYIELTKGAMDDETRAVAGWAFDQILVMLHPFMPFITEELWHLTGERANALIVAQWPQALAAVDGEAQAEIDWLIRLVSAMRTARTELNVPPGAKLPVIVRDASEETHRRLDRQGVALARLGRVESLTFGEPPAGGAAQIVVDEATFILPLEGVIDIAAEKTRLAKALAAAEKERDGLGGRLSNPSFVEKAKPEAVAKAREDHAEKSAEAERLKAALDRLG, from the coding sequence ATGACCGAATTGCCGAAAACCTTCGACCCCGCCGATATCGAATCCCGCTGGTACGCGCATTGGGAGAGCAACGGCCTGTTCCGCCCGGAGCGGCCGGGCGCGGTGCCCTTCACGATCGTCAATCCGCCGCCCAACGTGACCGGCAGCCTGCATATCGGCCATGCGCTGGACAATACGTTGCAGGACATCGTGATTCGGTACGAACGGCTGCGCGGCAAGGACGCCTTGTGGGTGGTCGGCACCGACCATGCGGGCATCGCGACGCAGATGGTGGTCGAGCGGCAACTCAATGCCAAGCAGCAGAAGCGCACCGACTTCACCCGCGAGGAATTTGTCGCGAAGGTGTGGGAATGGAAGGCGGAAAGCGGCGGGACCATCACTGGCCAGCTGCGGCGGCTGGGCTGTTCGATGGACTGGGCGAACGAACGCTTCACCATGGACGAGGGCTTTTCCAAGGCCGTGGTCAAGGTGTTCGTGGAACTGCACAAGCGCGGCCTGCTGTATCGCGACAAGCGGCTGGTCAACTGGGACCCGCATTTCCGCTCTGCCATTTCGGACCTGGAGGTCGAGACGGTCGAGACGAAGGGCGGCTTCTGGCGCTTCCGCTATCCGCTGGCGGACGGTGTGACCCTGGCCGATGGCAGCGACCATATCGTCGTCGCGACGACGCGCCCGGAAACGATGCTGGCCGACATGGCGGTCGCGGTGCATCCCGATGACGAGCGCTACAAGGCGGTCATCGGCAAGGATATTCTCCAGCCGATCACCGGGCGGCGGTTCAAGATCGTGCCCGACGAACATGCCGACCCGGCACTGGGATCGGGCGCGGTCAAGATCACGCCGGGGCATGATTTCAACGATTTCGACGTGGGCAAGCGCGCGGGCTTCAAGGCCGGCGACATGCTCAACATGTTCGATGCCGACGCCAATGTCGTCCAGACCGCCGATGGCCTGATCCCCGACCGCTTCCTGGGGCTGCACCGCTTCAGGCGCGATGGCGTGGACGGTGCGCGCGAGGCGGTGGTTGCGGAGATGAAGGCGTTGGGACTGCTGGTCCCGCACATCACCAAGGACAAGGACGGCGAGCCGGTCGAGGCCGATTACGAGCCGCGCACGATCCAGACGCCGTTCGGCGACCGGTCCAATGTGGTGATCGAACCCTGGCTGACTGACCAATGGTATGTCGACGCGGAGAAGTTGGCGGTCGCGCCGATGCAGGCGGTCCGCGACGGCGCGATCGAGATCGTGCCCAAGACATGGGAAAAGACCTTCTTCAACTGGATGGAGAATATCCAGCCCTGGTGCGTGAGCCGCCAATTGTGGTGGGGGCATCGGATTCCGGCTTGGTTTGGGCCAAAAATTGTAGGCAATGAACTGGTCTATGATACCGATCTTTCGGACACTGAAGTTTTCGTTGCCGAGAGCCAATATGATGCAGAATTGGATGCCCTCGCTCGCTATAAGGATGTGGGACGGCCTATTGCCTTTATGGATTCGCCGGCGCGCATCCGCGAATTGGTTTCCAATGGTGCTGATCCTGACTATATCTACCTTTGGCAAGAAACAGACGTCTTAGACACCTGGTTCTCCTCCGCCCTCTGGCCGTTCGGGACGCTGGGCTGGCCAGAGCAGAGCGAGAAGCTGTCGCGCCATTATCCCAACGACCTGCTTATCAGCGGCTTTGACATCCTGTTCTTCTGGGACGCCCGCATGGCGATGCAGGGCATGGAGTTCATGGGCGATGTGCCGTGGAAGAAGCTCTATCTCCACGGCCTCGTCCGCGCGGCGGATGGGCAGAAAATGTCCAAGTCCAAGGGCAATGTGGTCGATCCGCTGGGCCTGATCGACAGGTTCGGCGCCGACGCGCTGCGCTTCTTCATGGCGGCGATGGAGAGCCAGGGCCGTGACGTGAAGATGGATGAGAAGCGGGTCGAGGGCTATCGCAACTTCGCGACCAAGCTGTGGAACGCGGCGCGCTTCCTCCAGGCCAATGGCGTCACTGCCTCGACCAGCCATGAGGCGCCCGCCGCCGCGCTGCCGGTCAACCGCTGGATCATTGCCGAGACGGTGGCGACCGTGCAGGCGATCGACATGGCGCTGGCCGACCTGCGCTTCGACGCGGCGGCGAACGCCATCTATCATTTCGTCTGGGACCAGTTTTGCGACTGGTATATCGAACTGACCAAGGGCGCGATGGACGATGAGACGCGCGCCGTCGCGGGCTGGGCGTTCGACCAGATATTGGTGATGCTGCACCCCTTCATGCCGTTCATAACCGAAGAGTTATGGCATCTGACCGGCGAGCGTGCGAACGCCCTGATCGTCGCGCAATGGCCGCAGGCGCTGGCGGCGGTCGATGGCGAGGCGCAGGCGGAGATCGACTGGCTGATCCGGCTGGTCAGCGCGATGCGGACGGCGCGGACCGAACTCAACGTGCCGCCGGGCGCAAAGCTGCCCGTCATCGTGCGCGATGCATCCGAAGAAACGCATCGTCGGCTCGACCGGCAGGGGGTCGCGCTGGCGCGGCTCGGCCGGGTCGAAAGCCTGACCTTCGGCGAACCGCCAGCGGGCGGCGCGGCCCAGATCGTGGTGGATGAGGCGACCTTCATCCTGCCTTTGGAAGGCGTGATCGACATCGCGGCGGAAAAGACGCGCCTGGCCAAGGCGCTGGCGGCGGCGGAGAAGGAGCGGGATGGTCTGGGCGGTCGCCTGTCCAACCCCAGCTTCGTCGAGAAGGCCAAGCCCGAAGCGGTCGCCAAGGCGCGTGAGGATCATGCCGAGAAGAGCGCCGA
- a CDS encoding DUF2497 domain-containing protein: MGDMTKEPSMEEILSSIKRIIAEEGEDAVQAAPRRTRGEAKAAAAPAPVPIAVEEVLELTDEIAEEIAVPAPKAAAPVSASVPGDESILSVESEVAARHSLSALSAMLVAPKDGQDNTLDGLVRSMLKPMLKDWLDQRLPALVEEMVAKEIARITGR, translated from the coding sequence ATGGGTGACATGACCAAGGAACCCTCGATGGAAGAGATACTCTCGTCCATCAAGCGGATTATCGCCGAAGAAGGCGAGGACGCGGTGCAGGCCGCCCCCCGTCGCACGCGTGGCGAGGCCAAGGCGGCCGCTGCGCCAGCGCCCGTGCCTATTGCGGTCGAAGAAGTGCTGGAACTGACCGACGAGATCGCGGAGGAGATTGCCGTGCCTGCTCCCAAAGCTGCTGCCCCTGTGAGTGCGAGCGTGCCCGGCGACGAATCGATCCTATCGGTCGAAAGCGAGGTCGCTGCCCGCCACTCTCTGTCCGCTTTGTCCGCCATGCTGGTCGCGCCCAAGGACGGGCAGGACAATACGCTGGACGGCCTGGTCCGCTCGATGCTCAAGCCGATGCTCAAGGACTGGCTGGACCAGCGGCTGCCGGCTTTGGTCGAAGAGATGGTCGCCAAGGAAATCGCGCGCATCACTGGCCGCTAA